The sequence TAGAAACACCGGCACCAACAAAAACACCTGGACCATCAGCCACACCGCCTCCAGCAGCAAAACCCGAGCAGCCCAAACAAACTCAGCCTGCACCCCGGGGAGGTTCAACCGTAACAGCGCCCATGCCCGGGACAGTGCTTTCAATAAAAGTAAAACCCGGAGACCAGGTAAACCAGGGAGACGTGCTCTTAATACTAGAAGCAATGAAAATGGAAAATGAAATAATGGCACCCGTATCCGGGAAAGTAACATCAGTAAACATAACCGAAGGCGCATCAGTAAACTCAGGAGACGTACTCATAGTATTAGGCTAAAAAAAAGGAGGCCCGAAAAATGATAGAAAAAATAATACTCTTTGCCAGGACCACAGCCTTCGCAAACATAACACCGGGTCACATAATAATGATAATCATAGCCTGCACCCTCCTGTATCTTGCCATAGTAAAAAAATACGAGCCCCTGCTTTTAGTACCCATAGGGTTCGGCATGCTGCTTGCCAACATACCCCTAACAGGGCTCATGGCAGAACCCGTCTACGAACTCACAAACGAAGGCTACAAACTAAAACAGGTAGGGGGTCTTCTGTATTACCTCTATCAGGGCAACAAACTGGGCATATTCCCGCCTTTAATATTCATGGGAGTAGGAGCCATGACCGACTTCGGCCCCATGATAGCCAACCCCAAAAGCGTTCTATTAGGAGCAGCAGCCCAGTTAGGGATATTCACCACATTCATAGGAGCAATACTGCTCGATTACACACTACAGGAAGCCGGGGCAATAGGCATAATAGGTGGAGCCGATGGGCCCACATCCATATTCCTTGCAACCAAACTGGCACCGCACCTTTTAGGCCCGATAGCAGTAGCAGCCTACTCATACATGGCACTAGTACCAATAATCCAGCCGCCCATAATGAAGGCGCTGACCACCAAAAAAGAGCGGATGACCGTAATGGAACAGCTGAGGCCCGTATCCAAAACCGAAAAGATAATATTCCCCATAATAGTAACGCTCCTTGTAACCCTGTTCCTGCCCTCCGCATCACCGCTTATTGGGATGCTCATGCTGGGCAACCTCTTTAGGGAATGCGGTGTAACCAACAGATTATCGGATACAGCACAGAATGCACTGATAAACATAGTAACCATATTCCTAGGTACAACAGTCGGTGCGACAGCCAGTGCAGAGGCCTTCTTAAACCTGAAGACCATCGGCATTTTTGTACTGGGGATGCTCGCCTTTGCTGTGGGCACAGCCGGCGGTGTGATACTCGGCAAGATTATGTATAGGCTGTCCGGCGGAAAGGTAAACCCCCTTATAGGTTCTGCAGGGGTATCCGCGGTTCCTATGGCTGCCAGGGTCTCTCAGGTGGTAGGCCAGAAGGAAAACCCCGGCAATTTCCTCCTGATGCACGCTATGGGGCCTAATGTTGCCGGTGTTATCGGCTCTGCCGTGGCCGCCGGTATTATGCTCTCGATTCTGGGGTAGGTACAAAAAAGCTGGGTGATTTAATAATCCCGGCTTTTTTAATTATTTAATTACTTTTATCTATTCCCCAGTTTTTGGAATCCTCCTCTGGGGTCGTAGCATTAGGTTGCTGATAAATCCCGGAGCGATATTAAAGTCAATTTTTTTAAAATTTTTTTAAAAAAAAGAAGGATTTTTTTGCAAATTATAGAATAGAAAACATTAAAAAAAGTTATAAAAAAACGACTATATACTTTATTCAGAAAACAATAGGCTTTGTATTGAATTAATAGCGTTCCCGAAAGCACTTGTTTATGTTTTTGAAACCATGGATGGCGGGGAACAAAATTCCAGAGCAAGCGGAGCGCGTATGTAGAGTGAACGTTAAAATCTAACCGGTTCTTAATTATTACCGAGTGCTTATGGCAGTTTAAACTCCGATCCTATAAGACCCCTATACGGGTTTTATAGGGCGAAAGGGCATAGAAAGCGATTTCCATGCCTGCCATTACGCAAAGGAGTTCATCGCTGTTTACGGGCCCGTACCTGCAAACAGCCGGTGAACTTTTTTGTATAAAATTTAAAAAAGGAGGTGTAACCTGGCATCAGGTGTTCTGATAGCCAGAAGCGATGTGAGTAAAATATTAATGCTCTCACCTGAAAGGTGTATAGGTTGTAGAACCTGTGAGCTGGTGTGTTCCTTTAATAAAACCAAGGCTTTTAATCCCAAATGTTCAAGGGTTACTGTTATCTCATATGATGAAGCTGCAATTTCCGTGCCCATAATGTGTATGCAGTGTGAAGACCCTTCATGTATGAAAGTATGTCCTACTTCAGCCATCATGAAAGCCGATGATGGAACGGCTGTAATCGACGAAAAGAAATGTATAGGCTGCAAATTCTGCATTAGTGCATGTCCACTTGGGAACATAACTTTCAGCCCGATTGAAAGGAAGATAGTTAAATGCGACCTTTGCGGAGGCGAACCCGGCTGTGCGGAGTTCTGCCCTTCAGGAGCAATTGAATTTAGGGAAGCTGCTCCAAATACCCTGAACAGAAAGAGAGTAATCGCCGAGAAGTTTAAAGAGTTATTCGGGGAGGTGATTGCATAATGTTTGGATGGACCGGTACCTTACTCCGTGTAAATTTGACCGAGGGTACTGTCAAAAAGGAAGCCTTAAATCTGAGAGATGCCAAGCTGTATTTGGGAGGGCGGGGTTTCGGGACAAAAATAATGATGGATGAGGTTGATCCCGGGGTTGACCCGTTTAGCCCCGATAATAAATTGATATTCATGACGGGACCGCTGACAGGAACCCTGGCTGCAAGCCCGGGAAGATATGAAGTTATAGCAAAAGCCCCCCTAACCGGTACAATAGGGGCTTCCAATTCAGGGGGTCATTTTGGCCCGGAATTGAAGTTCGCAGGTTATGATGGGGTAATCTTTGAAGGCAGGGCAGAAAAGCCGGTATATCTGTGGATAAATGATGACTATGTTGAACTGAGAAGTGCAGAACACCTGTGGGGGAAAAACACCTTTGACACTACCGATGAATTGCTGAAAGAGACTTCCGATGATGCAAGGGTCGCCTGTATCGGCCCTGCCGGTGAAAAGCTTGTACTTTTTGCAGGGGTAATAAATGACAAACACAGGGCAGCCGGCCGCTCAGGTCTTGGGGCCGTAATGGGTTCTAAAAATCTAAAGGCCGTGGCAGTTAGAGGAACAAAATCGATTGAGGTGGCAGATCCGGAGGGGTTTTTAGAAAAATGTAAAGATATACGTAGAAAGTTAAAACAGCATCCCGTAACAGGGACCGGGCTTCCCACCTATGGAACGGAAATACTGATTAATATATTGAACCAGTCCGGGGCTCTCCCTACCAGGAACTGGAGGGATGGTGGATATTTCGAACATGCAGATGATACAGGTGGAGAAACACTGAGAGAAAAATACCTTGTTAGAAATAAGGGCTGTTTCGGGTGTTCAATAGGTTGCGGAAGGGTAACAAGAATCCCTGAAGGCAAATTTAAGGGCTTTGGGGAAGGGCCGGAATACGAGGCAGCCTGGGCATATGGTGCAGACTGTGGGGTCAGGGACCTTGCGGCCATAAGCAGGGCGAACTTTATCTGCAATGAGCTGGGCCTTGACCCGATTACCATGGGTGCAACTATAGCATGTACCATGGAAATGTATGAAAAAGGTATCCTATCAAGAAAAGATGTGGGCAGGGATGTGCCGTTTGGTGATGCCGAAGCAATAGTTGAATTAACAAGAATGACGGGTTTAAGAGAGGGGTTCGGAAATAAGCTGGCCGAAGGTTCCTATAGACTGGCATCAAGCTACGGCCACCCCGAATTATCTATGTCGGTTAAAAAACAGGAAATGCCGGCTTATGATGCAAGGGGTGTCCAGGGTATGGGCCTCGAGTACGCAACTTCAAATCGGGGAGGCTGCCATGTAAGGGGGTACCTGACATCTCCGGAAATCCTCGGCATTCCCCAGAAACTTGACCCGCTGGTAACTACCGATAAAGCTGCATGGCTTAAGACCTTCCAGGACCTGACTGCAGTTGTGGATTCTTGTGGAATATGTCTGTTCACCACCTTTGCCCTGGGGCTTCCAGACATTTCTTCCATGCTGAGAACGGCATTGGCATGGGACTATTCCGATGAGGATGTCCTTAAAATAGGAGAGAGGATATGGAACCTTGAAAGGATGTTTAATTTAAAGGCGGGATTTACCAAAGCCGATGATACTCTGCCCCCCAGGCTGCTGAATGAACCGCTGAAATCAGGGCCTGCCAGGGGCAAGGTTGTTGAACTGGATGTAATGCTTAAAGAATATTATGAAATAAGGGGCTGGGATAAAGACGGCGTACCCACAGAAGAGAAGTTAAAAGGGCTTTCTATAAAATAGCCTTTTGTCGAGAAGTAAGAAGTAATATTTTTATCTATGACTGCAGGCCGTCTTAGTATTATAATGCATGGACGGCCTGCAGGTATAATAAAATTTATCGGGGTATGGATATGAAGGTAAAATTCTTTGCGTATATAAGGGATTACACAAACTCAAGGGAAATCGAATTTGGATACTGTAAAACGGTTAGGGAGCTTCTGCAGCGATTATGCAAAAAGTACGGTCAGAAATTTAAAGACAGGGTTTTTAAAGGGGAGGAACTGAGCGGGGAGGTATTAATCCTCGTCAATGGCAGGGATATTGTTCACCTTAACCACCTGAATACCACTTTAAACGAAGATGATGAAATATGTATATTTCCAGTTATAGCCGGGGGTTGAAACAATATCTCAATTTCTAAGGAAGGTGAATCCTTTTATGTTTTACACAAAAACTATATTAAACAAATACCCGAAAGAACAGAGGTACCTCCTTGCTGTTCTGCAGGATATACAGAAAAAATACAATTACCTGCCCAGAGGAGCTTTAATAATGGTACAGGAATACTTCGATGTACCCTTAAGTAAACTATACAGCATGGCTACCTTCTATAAAGCTCTAAGTTTAAAACCCAAAGGTAAATATATTATAAGGGTTTGTGACGGAACGGCGTGTCATATCAGGGGTTCTGCCTTAATAATCGATGAAATACACAGGCTTCTCAATATCCTTCCCGGAGACACAACGGAGGACGGAAATTTTTCACTGGAAACCGTAAACTGCCTCGGTTCTTGTGCTTTAGCCCCGGTTATGGTAATTAATG is a genomic window of Koleobacter methoxysyntrophicus containing:
- a CDS encoding biotin/lipoyl-containing protein; protein product: MKKYKITVNGQTYEVEVEEIGAEPVETPAPTKTPGPSATPPPAAKPEQPKQTQPAPRGGSTVTAPMPGTVLSIKVKPGDQVNQGDVLLILEAMKMENEIMAPVSGKVTSVNITEGASVNSGDVLIVLG
- a CDS encoding sodium ion-translocating decarboxylase subunit beta — translated: MIEKIILFARTTAFANITPGHIIMIIIACTLLYLAIVKKYEPLLLVPIGFGMLLANIPLTGLMAEPVYELTNEGYKLKQVGGLLYYLYQGNKLGIFPPLIFMGVGAMTDFGPMIANPKSVLLGAAAQLGIFTTFIGAILLDYTLQEAGAIGIIGGADGPTSIFLATKLAPHLLGPIAVAAYSYMALVPIIQPPIMKALTTKKERMTVMEQLRPVSKTEKIIFPIIVTLLVTLFLPSASPLIGMLMLGNLFRECGVTNRLSDTAQNALINIVTIFLGTTVGATASAEAFLNLKTIGIFVLGMLAFAVGTAGGVILGKIMYRLSGGKVNPLIGSAGVSAVPMAARVSQVVGQKENPGNFLLMHAMGPNVAGVIGSAVAAGIMLSILG
- a CDS encoding 4Fe-4S dicluster domain-containing protein; this translates as MSKILMLSPERCIGCRTCELVCSFNKTKAFNPKCSRVTVISYDEAAISVPIMCMQCEDPSCMKVCPTSAIMKADDGTAVIDEKKCIGCKFCISACPLGNITFSPIERKIVKCDLCGGEPGCAEFCPSGAIEFREAAPNTLNRKRVIAEKFKELFGEVIA
- a CDS encoding aldehyde ferredoxin oxidoreductase family protein, producing MFGWTGTLLRVNLTEGTVKKEALNLRDAKLYLGGRGFGTKIMMDEVDPGVDPFSPDNKLIFMTGPLTGTLAASPGRYEVIAKAPLTGTIGASNSGGHFGPELKFAGYDGVIFEGRAEKPVYLWINDDYVELRSAEHLWGKNTFDTTDELLKETSDDARVACIGPAGEKLVLFAGVINDKHRAAGRSGLGAVMGSKNLKAVAVRGTKSIEVADPEGFLEKCKDIRRKLKQHPVTGTGLPTYGTEILINILNQSGALPTRNWRDGGYFEHADDTGGETLREKYLVRNKGCFGCSIGCGRVTRIPEGKFKGFGEGPEYEAAWAYGADCGVRDLAAISRANFICNELGLDPITMGATIACTMEMYEKGILSRKDVGRDVPFGDAEAIVELTRMTGLREGFGNKLAEGSYRLASSYGHPELSMSVKKQEMPAYDARGVQGMGLEYATSNRGGCHVRGYLTSPEILGIPQKLDPLVTTDKAAWLKTFQDLTAVVDSCGICLFTTFALGLPDISSMLRTALAWDYSDEDVLKIGERIWNLERMFNLKAGFTKADDTLPPRLLNEPLKSGPARGKVVELDVMLKEYYEIRGWDKDGVPTEEKLKGLSIK
- a CDS encoding ubiquitin-like small modifier protein 1 produces the protein MKVKFFAYIRDYTNSREIEFGYCKTVRELLQRLCKKYGQKFKDRVFKGEELSGEVLILVNGRDIVHLNHLNTTLNEDDEICIFPVIAGG
- the nuoE gene encoding NADH-quinone oxidoreductase subunit NuoE, yielding MFYTKTILNKYPKEQRYLLAVLQDIQKKYNYLPRGALIMVQEYFDVPLSKLYSMATFYKALSLKPKGKYIIRVCDGTACHIRGSALIIDEIHRLLNILPGDTTEDGNFSLETVNCLGSCALAPVMVINDKYYGNVTPALVRRILKEYGGVNCEHIQEKG